The following are from one region of the Megachile rotundata isolate GNS110a chromosome 15, iyMegRotu1, whole genome shotgun sequence genome:
- the LOC100881969 gene encoding uncharacterized protein LOC100881969: protein MEPSDPSGRLTVEDLSDCRSESSHSETQLRAFQDYERIKELNLSVEKCKEDPQLEPKDFHLRLEPGRTCIRFEEFENASRSLPMTLNKGKDFGYIANTLNEYPLDRSNDDESMEAASLCRTKNPTAKDLLFNLRENRHKNAHAGLSLDRYSKDLNFAVSEKDIKDFSLLKNYSLDRMKEFNLSLDRMRDGHIGNFALERLRGGAGLLENPPILDHELKNIQMQPRNQDLEAIALERMRRSHLLGTELSAQNLSTQLSHPHSITQMQHSQQQQQQQAKSFTIDAILGLRNNPREKRNQQQQYRKHQGQEGSTKNGGSSSCSSGGGKLKRVRTIFTAEQLERLEGEFARQQYMVGPERLYLAHALRLTEAQVKVWFQNRRIKWRKHHHEQQSQRVHEFQRTLNSSLEHEDSNETDKW from the exons ATGGAACCCAGTGACCCGTCGGGACGACTGACCGTCGAGGATCTCTCAGACTGCAGGAGCGAGAGCAGCCACTCGGAGACGCAGCTCAGAGCTTTTCAGGACTACGAACGCATCAAGGAATTGAATCTGTCGGTGGAAAAGTGCAAGGAGGACCCCCAGTTAGAGCCCAAAGACTTCCACCTGCGGTTGGAACCTGGCAGGACCTGCATCCGTTTCGAGGAGTTCGAGAATGCCAGCAGGAGTCTACCAATGACGTTGAATAAAGGAAAGGACTTCGGTTACATTGCCAACACGTTGAACGAGTATCCCCTGGACAGATCGAACGACGACGAGTCCATGGAAGCTGCCAGCCTCTGCAGGACCAAGAACCCGACGGCTAAGGACTTGCTGTTCAACCTCCGGGAAAACAGACACAAGAACGCTCATGCTGGTCTGTCGTTGGACAGGTACAGCAAGGATTTAAACTTCGCGGTTTCCGAAAAGGACATCAAGGATTTTAGCCTCCTGAAGAACTATAGCCTCGATCGAATGAAGGAGTTCAATCTGTCGCTGGACAGGATGAGGGACGGTCACATCGGCAATTTTGCGTTGGAGAGACTGCGGGGAGGAGCGGGTCTGCTGGAGAATCCTCCGATTTTGGATCATGAGTTGAAGAACATTCAGATGCAGCCGAGGAATCAGGATTTGGAGGCTATTGCTTTGGAACGGATGCGACGATCGCATCTTCTGGGGACGGAACTCTCGGCACAGAATTTGTCGACGCAGTTGTCGCATCCACATTCGATCACTCAGATGCAGCActcgcagcagcaacaacaacagcaggcTAAGTCGTTTACCATTGATGCTATTCTGGGGTTGAGGAATAATCCGAGGGAGAAACGGAATCAGCAGCAGCAGTACAGGAAGCATCAGG GTCAAGAAGGCAGCACAAAGAACGGCGGCTCGAGTTCGTGTTCCAGCGGCGGCGGTAAGCTGAAGAGGGTCCGTACGATCTTCACAGCGGAGCAATTAGAGCGGCTAGAAGGCGAGTTCGCTCGCCAGCAGTACATGGTGGGCCCTGAAAGATTGTACCTGGCACACGCTCTGAGGCTGACCGAGGCCCAGGTGAAGGTCTGGTTCCAGAACCGACGGATCAAGTGGCGGAAACACCACCACGAGCAGCAGAGTCAACGAGTGCACGAGTTCCAGCGTACGTTGAACTCGTCGCTGGAACACGAGGACAGCAACGAGACCGACAAATGGTGA
- the LOC100881713 gene encoding uncharacterized protein LOC100881713 isoform X3 produces MKQVENYSKSKYVPRSFSDTKDSPDSYWKYAQRRSQSFPVGRRNPEAVSYYSSSTTYKPRSHACSSPTYSKCASIHAPEAIHHQGHCKPNRDKHYTTFSPGRKRYDEEVENNEKLKYIHEESENFTDNAEEDADEEAEEEHEEAGEFLDKDYEGQEGDDETEEEFLTSQQLHRGQGVSKKDALKQQRWRTVEQDPRRFRCQQHVDLAFAGHPSSPRYYHNMAEHEVPEPLSDEDFVLTSLKSPTRRSPIDYHRWSKPDRYDDDALPVQSPRRARTKPEIDLIDPESRRSRRCNRCGSVANRKDELPKDGYRFDDRNPTKGPIGDEAESHEPGCSLRHNPKDFDLSLYSKPRKPRDTKSPMAYEVPEHMDKFCDYSRRYQRKESYPEKMKCMLHGTARVPPRYVEQ; encoded by the exons ATGAAACAGGTAGAGAATTACTCAAAGTCAAAGTACGTGCCACGATCCTTTTCTGACACCAAGGATTCGCCTGATTCGTACTGGAAGTACGCACAGAGGAGGAGTCAGTCGTTTCCTGTTGGAAGAAG GAATCCGGAAGCGGTAAGCTACTATTCCTCTTCGACTACTTACAAACCGAGGAGTCACGCGTGTTCCAGTCCGACGTACTCGAAGTGCGCCTCGATTCACGCTCCTGAAGCGATCCATCATCAAGGTCACTGTAAACCTAACAGGGATAAGCATTATACCACGTTCTCGCCGGGGAGGAAGAGGTATGATGAGGAGGTGGAGAATAATGAGAAATTGAAGTATATTCATGAGGAGTCGGAGAACTTTACGGACAATGCTGAGGAGGACGCTGATGAGGAAG CAGAGGAAGAACACGAAGAGGCAGGTGAATTCTTAGATAAGGATTACGAAGGTCAGGAGGGGGACGACGAAACGGAAGAAGAATTTCTAACTTCCCAGCAGCTGCACAGAGGTCAAGGTGTAAGTAAAAAGGACGCGTTGAAGCAACAAAGATGGAGAACAGTCGAGCAGGATCCACGAAGATTTCGCTGCCAGCAACATGTGGATTTAGCTTTCGCTGGACACCCGTCATCTCCCAG GTATTACCATAACATGGCTGAGCACGAGGTACCCGAGCCCTTATCAGATGAAGACTTCGTCCTAACCTCCCTGAAGAGTCCAACGAGACGATCGCCTATCGACTATCATCGATGGTCCAAACCTGATCGATACGATGACGATGCGTTACCGGTTCAGTCGCCTCGTCGTGCTCGCACGAAACCGGAGATTGATCTAATAGACCCAGAGAGCAGGAGATCTAGGAGATGCAATCGCTGTGGAAGTGTGGCCAACCGGAAGGACGAGCTGCCGAAAGATGGCTACCGATTTGATGATCGGAATCCTACCAAAGGACCTATCG GCGACGAGGCCGAAAGTCACGAGCCAGGTTGCAGCCTGCGTCACAACCCGAAGGACTTCGACCTCTCCCTCTACTCAAAACCGCGTAAACCGCGGGACACGAAGTCGCCGATGGCCTACGAGGTTCCCGAGCACATGGACAAGTTCTGCGACTACTCTCGCAGATACCAGCGAAAAGAGAGCTACCCTGAGAAGATGAAGTGCATGCTGCACGGAACCGCGCGAGTACCCCCTCGCTACGTCGAGCAATAA
- the LOC100881713 gene encoding uncharacterized protein LOC100881713 isoform X2 translates to MKQVENYSKSKYVPRSFSDTKDSPDSYWKYAQRRSQSFPVGRRNPEAVSYYSSSTTYKPRSHACSSPTYSKCASIHAPEAIHHQGHCKPNRDKHYTTFSPGRKRYDEEVENNEKLKYIHEESENFTDNAEEDADEEEEEHEEAGEFLDKDYEGQEGDDETEEEFLTSQQLHRGQGVSKKDALKQQRWRTVEQDPRRFRCQQHVDLAFAGHPSSPRYYHNMAEHEVPEPLSDEDFVLTSLKSPTRRSPIDYHRWSKPDRYDDDALPVQSPRRARTKPEIDLIDPESRRSRRCNRCGSVANRKDELPKDGYRFDDRNPTKGPIGKLEGDEAESHEPGCSLRHNPKDFDLSLYSKPRKPRDTKSPMAYEVPEHMDKFCDYSRRYQRKESYPEKMKCMLHGTARVPPRYVEQ, encoded by the exons ATGAAACAGGTAGAGAATTACTCAAAGTCAAAGTACGTGCCACGATCCTTTTCTGACACCAAGGATTCGCCTGATTCGTACTGGAAGTACGCACAGAGGAGGAGTCAGTCGTTTCCTGTTGGAAGAAG GAATCCGGAAGCGGTAAGCTACTATTCCTCTTCGACTACTTACAAACCGAGGAGTCACGCGTGTTCCAGTCCGACGTACTCGAAGTGCGCCTCGATTCACGCTCCTGAAGCGATCCATCATCAAGGTCACTGTAAACCTAACAGGGATAAGCATTATACCACGTTCTCGCCGGGGAGGAAGAGGTATGATGAGGAGGTGGAGAATAATGAGAAATTGAAGTATATTCATGAGGAGTCGGAGAACTTTACGGACAATGCTGAGGAGGACGCTGATGAGGAAG AGGAAGAACACGAAGAGGCAGGTGAATTCTTAGATAAGGATTACGAAGGTCAGGAGGGGGACGACGAAACGGAAGAAGAATTTCTAACTTCCCAGCAGCTGCACAGAGGTCAAGGTGTAAGTAAAAAGGACGCGTTGAAGCAACAAAGATGGAGAACAGTCGAGCAGGATCCACGAAGATTTCGCTGCCAGCAACATGTGGATTTAGCTTTCGCTGGACACCCGTCATCTCCCAG GTATTACCATAACATGGCTGAGCACGAGGTACCCGAGCCCTTATCAGATGAAGACTTCGTCCTAACCTCCCTGAAGAGTCCAACGAGACGATCGCCTATCGACTATCATCGATGGTCCAAACCTGATCGATACGATGACGATGCGTTACCGGTTCAGTCGCCTCGTCGTGCTCGCACGAAACCGGAGATTGATCTAATAGACCCAGAGAGCAGGAGATCTAGGAGATGCAATCGCTGTGGAAGTGTGGCCAACCGGAAGGACGAGCTGCCGAAAGATGGCTACCGATTTGATGATCGGAATCCTACCAAAGGACCTATCGGTAAATTAGAAG GCGACGAGGCCGAAAGTCACGAGCCAGGTTGCAGCCTGCGTCACAACCCGAAGGACTTCGACCTCTCCCTCTACTCAAAACCGCGTAAACCGCGGGACACGAAGTCGCCGATGGCCTACGAGGTTCCCGAGCACATGGACAAGTTCTGCGACTACTCTCGCAGATACCAGCGAAAAGAGAGCTACCCTGAGAAGATGAAGTGCATGCTGCACGGAACCGCGCGAGTACCCCCTCGCTACGTCGAGCAATAA
- the LOC100881713 gene encoding uncharacterized protein LOC100881713 isoform X1: MKQVENYSKSKYVPRSFSDTKDSPDSYWKYAQRRSQSFPVGRRNPEAVSYYSSSTTYKPRSHACSSPTYSKCASIHAPEAIHHQGHCKPNRDKHYTTFSPGRKRYDEEVENNEKLKYIHEESENFTDNAEEDADEEAEEEHEEAGEFLDKDYEGQEGDDETEEEFLTSQQLHRGQGVSKKDALKQQRWRTVEQDPRRFRCQQHVDLAFAGHPSSPRYYHNMAEHEVPEPLSDEDFVLTSLKSPTRRSPIDYHRWSKPDRYDDDALPVQSPRRARTKPEIDLIDPESRRSRRCNRCGSVANRKDELPKDGYRFDDRNPTKGPIGKLEGDEAESHEPGCSLRHNPKDFDLSLYSKPRKPRDTKSPMAYEVPEHMDKFCDYSRRYQRKESYPEKMKCMLHGTARVPPRYVEQ, from the exons ATGAAACAGGTAGAGAATTACTCAAAGTCAAAGTACGTGCCACGATCCTTTTCTGACACCAAGGATTCGCCTGATTCGTACTGGAAGTACGCACAGAGGAGGAGTCAGTCGTTTCCTGTTGGAAGAAG GAATCCGGAAGCGGTAAGCTACTATTCCTCTTCGACTACTTACAAACCGAGGAGTCACGCGTGTTCCAGTCCGACGTACTCGAAGTGCGCCTCGATTCACGCTCCTGAAGCGATCCATCATCAAGGTCACTGTAAACCTAACAGGGATAAGCATTATACCACGTTCTCGCCGGGGAGGAAGAGGTATGATGAGGAGGTGGAGAATAATGAGAAATTGAAGTATATTCATGAGGAGTCGGAGAACTTTACGGACAATGCTGAGGAGGACGCTGATGAGGAAG CAGAGGAAGAACACGAAGAGGCAGGTGAATTCTTAGATAAGGATTACGAAGGTCAGGAGGGGGACGACGAAACGGAAGAAGAATTTCTAACTTCCCAGCAGCTGCACAGAGGTCAAGGTGTAAGTAAAAAGGACGCGTTGAAGCAACAAAGATGGAGAACAGTCGAGCAGGATCCACGAAGATTTCGCTGCCAGCAACATGTGGATTTAGCTTTCGCTGGACACCCGTCATCTCCCAG GTATTACCATAACATGGCTGAGCACGAGGTACCCGAGCCCTTATCAGATGAAGACTTCGTCCTAACCTCCCTGAAGAGTCCAACGAGACGATCGCCTATCGACTATCATCGATGGTCCAAACCTGATCGATACGATGACGATGCGTTACCGGTTCAGTCGCCTCGTCGTGCTCGCACGAAACCGGAGATTGATCTAATAGACCCAGAGAGCAGGAGATCTAGGAGATGCAATCGCTGTGGAAGTGTGGCCAACCGGAAGGACGAGCTGCCGAAAGATGGCTACCGATTTGATGATCGGAATCCTACCAAAGGACCTATCGGTAAATTAGAAG GCGACGAGGCCGAAAGTCACGAGCCAGGTTGCAGCCTGCGTCACAACCCGAAGGACTTCGACCTCTCCCTCTACTCAAAACCGCGTAAACCGCGGGACACGAAGTCGCCGATGGCCTACGAGGTTCCCGAGCACATGGACAAGTTCTGCGACTACTCTCGCAGATACCAGCGAAAAGAGAGCTACCCTGAGAAGATGAAGTGCATGCTGCACGGAACCGCGCGAGTACCCCCTCGCTACGTCGAGCAATAA